The Desulfomonile tiedjei genome contains a region encoding:
- a CDS encoding undecaprenyl/decaprenyl-phosphate alpha-N-acetylglucosaminyl 1-phosphate transferase, giving the protein MTSSILMAAFLSAFGFTTTCILIPLLKKAALKNGLVAAPGGRRNHAKATPLLGGLAIYPPFAVVFLSFFALLWSGYLSLQHPTMLKMLSLFAGTTWLLILGTLDDRKDLGWRKKLLGQILGGVILVAGGHNIFSATLPLLGPIEFGWYGIPLLVVLVVVITNAINLIDGMDGLAGGICFFAALTSSVIGLVKGDIFTATIGFTISGSLLGFLMFNFPPASIFLGDGGSMMLGFLLGTLATSHAAAVSPGQRFGTSMMILIPFLPFGIPLFEVALSISRRWIRGQAIFLADGDHLHHRLIDKMKNPRLTVAVFYFFSAALCGLTLFLVFEESSMAFRFLAAAIATVVFAGAIASIRLYRVNQLLTTLRNRRHFKFLGTFLPFMRNRLSRARSFHELVELLQTGVKDLGFDYVEVTHGDHLLERWTNIRPPHPENPRIHAEETFQEYVISIRWARALHDDETYNEYLMLTWHRFLMAFRSEMKSHQLELAGSKKNNVVELTRKIHAD; this is encoded by the coding sequence TTGACTTCGTCAATTCTGATGGCTGCCTTTTTAAGCGCCTTCGGGTTTACCACGACCTGCATTCTCATTCCTCTGCTAAAAAAGGCGGCCCTAAAAAATGGCCTTGTAGCCGCTCCAGGCGGCAGGCGTAATCATGCCAAGGCAACTCCTCTCCTGGGAGGCCTGGCGATTTACCCTCCGTTTGCAGTGGTTTTTTTGTCGTTCTTTGCGCTTTTGTGGTCGGGTTACTTGTCGTTGCAGCATCCGACCATGCTGAAAATGCTTTCCCTTTTTGCCGGAACCACGTGGCTGCTTATTCTCGGAACACTGGATGACAGGAAGGATTTGGGGTGGCGAAAAAAGCTGCTCGGTCAAATTCTCGGAGGCGTTATCCTGGTGGCCGGCGGCCATAACATATTTTCAGCCACTCTTCCATTGCTGGGGCCCATCGAATTCGGGTGGTACGGTATCCCCCTCCTTGTAGTGTTGGTTGTGGTGATAACCAATGCCATCAACCTGATAGACGGGATGGATGGACTGGCCGGCGGAATTTGTTTTTTTGCGGCCTTGACAAGTAGTGTCATTGGATTGGTCAAGGGCGATATTTTCACTGCGACGATTGGATTTACGATCTCCGGAAGCCTGCTTGGGTTCCTGATGTTCAACTTCCCTCCTGCCTCAATTTTCCTGGGCGACGGCGGGAGCATGATGTTGGGCTTTCTCCTGGGGACACTTGCCACCAGCCATGCCGCGGCAGTGTCCCCCGGACAACGTTTCGGGACCTCCATGATGATTTTGATTCCTTTCTTGCCTTTCGGGATTCCCCTCTTCGAGGTTGCTCTCTCGATTTCGAGACGCTGGATACGGGGCCAGGCCATCTTTCTTGCAGACGGGGACCACCTTCACCACCGCCTTATCGACAAAATGAAGAATCCCAGGCTGACCGTTGCCGTTTTTTATTTTTTCAGCGCGGCTCTTTGCGGCCTGACGCTCTTCCTCGTATTTGAAGAAAGCTCCATGGCATTCAGGTTCCTGGCTGCGGCAATAGCAACGGTGGTCTTTGCAGGCGCAATAGCGTCGATCAGATTGTATCGGGTGAACCAGTTGTTGACCACCCTGCGGAACAGGCGTCACTTCAAGTTCCTGGGAACCTTCTTGCCTTTCATGAGAAACAGGTTGAGCAGGGCGAGGTCCTTTCATGAGCTTGTCGAGCTTTTGCAGACTGGGGTCAAGGACCTGGGATTTGATTATGTCGAAGTGACCCACGGCGACCACTTGCTGGAACGATGGACGAATATCCGGCCCCCCCACCCGGAAAACCCTAGAATACACGCCGAAGAAACCTTTCAAGAGTACGTGATCAGCATTAGATGGGCCCGCGCCCTTCATGATGACGAGACCTACAATGAGTACCTAATGCTGACGTGGCATCGTTTTTTGATGGCTTTCAGAAGTGAAATGAAGAGTCATCAGTTGGAACTGGCCGGCTCGAAAAAGAACAACGTCGTCGAGTTGACCAGAAAAATTCACGCCGATTAA
- a CDS encoding putative C-S lyase produces MKQTSPFDFDTPVDRLGTSSQKWAMYEERNILPLWLADMDFRSPPAVIDALHRRVEHGVFGYTAAPEELVRVVQAMLKSSYGWQVEREWLVWLPGLVTGLNAACRAVGQDGDDVLTAVPVYPPFLTAPRHSRRNIIKVSLECPLDKWAFDFAALKKAITSRTRLFLLCNPHNPVGRVFSREELTELATICRAHDIVICSDEIHCGLVLDQDKAHLPIATLDSYVAERTITFMAPSKTYNLPGLGCAFAIISNEELRGVFRKAMAGIVPHVNALGYAAAIAAYRDSWAWLAALLDYLRDNRETVTRAVNAMPGLSMSHVEGTYLAWIDTRATGLQNPVAFFENAGVGLANGAPFGGPGFLRLTFGCPRSILLEALRRMELALSGQRQQSDR; encoded by the coding sequence TTGAAGCAAACTAGCCCATTCGACTTCGATACGCCTGTAGACCGACTCGGGACCTCCAGCCAGAAGTGGGCCATGTATGAAGAGCGGAACATCCTGCCTTTGTGGCTGGCCGATATGGACTTCCGTTCCCCACCCGCGGTGATAGACGCTCTCCACCGCCGAGTCGAACATGGGGTTTTCGGCTACACCGCAGCGCCCGAAGAGCTGGTCAGGGTTGTCCAGGCGATGCTTAAGTCCTCGTACGGCTGGCAGGTGGAACGCGAATGGCTTGTCTGGCTGCCCGGACTGGTCACCGGGCTTAATGCCGCGTGCAGAGCGGTGGGCCAGGATGGTGACGACGTGCTGACAGCGGTCCCGGTGTACCCGCCGTTTCTTACAGCTCCCAGGCATTCGCGAAGAAACATTATAAAAGTATCGCTCGAATGCCCGCTCGACAAATGGGCTTTTGATTTCGCGGCTTTGAAAAAAGCCATAACCTCGCGAACTCGCCTCTTCCTGTTGTGCAATCCGCACAACCCTGTGGGACGTGTATTTTCGCGCGAGGAATTGACCGAATTGGCAACAATATGCCGGGCCCACGACATCGTAATTTGTTCCGACGAAATTCACTGCGGCCTGGTGCTCGATCAAGACAAGGCCCACCTTCCCATAGCGACCCTGGACTCATATGTGGCGGAGCGGACCATCACGTTCATGGCTCCCAGCAAAACATACAACTTGCCTGGTCTCGGATGCGCCTTTGCTATAATTTCCAACGAGGAGTTGCGCGGAGTTTTTCGCAAAGCTATGGCCGGCATCGTGCCGCACGTTAATGCGCTCGGCTATGCCGCGGCCATTGCCGCCTATCGCGACAGCTGGGCTTGGCTCGCTGCTCTCCTGGATTATCTGCGCGACAACCGTGAAACGGTCACGCGGGCCGTAAACGCTATGCCAGGACTGTCAATGAGCCATGTGGAGGGTACCTACCTTGCATGGATCGACACACGAGCCACTGGTCTGCAAAATCCTGTCGCTTTTTTCGAAAATGCAGGAGTGGGACTTGCCAACGGAGCACCTTTCGGCGGGCCGGGCTTTCTCCGACTCACGTTCGGCTGTCCGCGTTCCATTCTTCTGGAGGCCCTGAGAAGAATGGAACTGGCGCTGTCTGGTCAGAGACAACAGTCCGATCGGTAA
- a CDS encoding dihydropteroate synthase, translated as MINVVAENINIMSKYTGNAMREKDPKPIQEWAVKLTERGADLLDLNLGPARKGGPEMMQWLVQTVQEVTDLPLFLDTTNNEAIEAGLQVYKPKGGPAVINSIMATPERMAMQMPHVTKYGCDMVGLMWGPDGIPRDENERAVLLDSMMTKAAEEGIALESIWFDPIVVPVSSQQQELQGCTTFMQWLPDLAPGSKSTCGLSNVSNGSPDELRDILNQVYLCILKRCGIHSAILDGFDEMIVNIAHDKTPELEELVGRVFDGEEVDISGMDKREVDYVKTAKVLLGHSLYSHSWLEL; from the coding sequence ATGATAAATGTGGTGGCTGAAAACATCAATATCATGTCAAAGTATACCGGCAATGCCATGAGGGAGAAGGACCCCAAACCGATCCAGGAATGGGCCGTGAAGCTCACGGAAAGGGGTGCCGATCTCCTGGACCTCAATTTAGGGCCAGCCCGCAAGGGTGGTCCGGAGATGATGCAATGGCTTGTCCAAACCGTCCAGGAAGTCACAGACCTGCCGCTGTTTCTGGACACCACGAATAATGAGGCCATTGAAGCCGGCTTGCAGGTGTACAAACCCAAGGGAGGCCCGGCTGTTATCAACTCCATTATGGCCACGCCTGAGCGTATGGCCATGCAAATGCCACATGTGACCAAGTACGGTTGCGACATGGTAGGCCTTATGTGGGGACCGGACGGCATTCCCAGGGACGAAAACGAACGCGCGGTGCTTCTCGACAGCATGATGACCAAAGCGGCCGAAGAAGGCATAGCGCTGGAAAGCATCTGGTTCGATCCGATTGTGGTTCCGGTTTCTTCTCAGCAACAGGAGCTTCAGGGATGTACTACGTTCATGCAGTGGCTTCCCGACCTCGCTCCCGGATCAAAATCCACCTGCGGACTGTCCAACGTTTCCAACGGTTCACCCGATGAACTGAGGGACATACTGAACCAAGTCTATCTTTGCATTCTCAAAAGGTGCGGGATCCATTCTGCAATTTTGGATGGCTTTGACGAAATGATAGTCAATATCGCACATGACAAGACCCCGGAGCTGGAGGAGTTGGTCGGTAGGGTTTTTGACGGGGAAGAGGTTGACATCTCCGGCATGGACAAACGGGAAGTCGATTACGTAAAGACGGCAAAAGTGCTGCTTGGCCATTCGCTTTATTCTCACTCCTGGCTTGAACTCTGA
- a CDS encoding acetyl-CoA decarbonylase/synthase complex subunit gamma, with translation MALSGIQIFKMMPKKNCGECGVPTCLAFAMNLAAGKAELEQCPYVSDDAKEKLASASAPPIRTVQIGAGDSAVKAGGETVLYRHEKTFNNPTALGCLVDASDNDKAIDGKLKAFKELKYERVGLTLRPELIAVKDGADAKRFAKVAKKASDAGAALVLMSDSIDALKAALGEVGKNKPLLYAATEANVDAVSALAKEFDCPVAVKADKVGDVAKLAAKLVEKGHKDLVLDSGTRKLGEALRDQVMIRRLALEKLYRPLGFPTIMFPCEMADNPVDEAIVAGTFVSKYGGIAILSDLRGEVLFPLLLQRLNIFTDPQRPMTTEQGIYPIGNPAEDSPVLITSNFSLTYFIVSGEVEASRVPSWLLVLNTDGLSVLTAWAAGKFVGDLIGPFVKKCGIQDKSKLKKLVIPGAAAIISGDLEEELPDWEILIGPREGAHIPAYLRQNFLK, from the coding sequence ATGGCGCTTTCCGGAATACAGATTTTCAAAATGATGCCCAAAAAGAACTGCGGGGAATGTGGAGTCCCCACTTGCCTCGCCTTTGCAATGAATCTTGCCGCGGGAAAGGCCGAGTTGGAACAATGCCCTTACGTATCCGACGACGCAAAGGAAAAACTTGCCTCCGCGTCCGCGCCCCCCATCCGGACGGTTCAGATCGGAGCGGGAGACAGCGCGGTTAAGGCAGGCGGCGAGACAGTTCTGTACAGGCACGAAAAAACTTTTAACAATCCGACGGCCCTTGGATGCCTCGTTGATGCCTCGGATAACGACAAGGCCATCGACGGCAAGCTCAAGGCCTTCAAGGAACTCAAGTACGAGAGGGTGGGCTTGACCCTCCGACCCGAGCTTATAGCTGTCAAAGACGGCGCGGACGCGAAGCGTTTTGCCAAAGTGGCAAAGAAAGCCTCCGACGCCGGAGCCGCTCTGGTTTTGATGAGCGACAGCATTGATGCGCTGAAGGCGGCTCTGGGAGAAGTCGGCAAAAACAAGCCCCTTCTGTATGCCGCCACAGAAGCAAATGTAGACGCGGTTTCCGCCCTGGCCAAAGAGTTCGACTGTCCGGTCGCCGTGAAGGCCGACAAAGTCGGTGACGTGGCGAAACTTGCCGCTAAGCTGGTTGAAAAAGGACATAAAGACCTCGTTTTGGACTCCGGGACCAGGAAACTCGGCGAAGCCCTCCGGGATCAAGTCATGATTCGCCGACTTGCCCTTGAGAAGCTCTACCGGCCCCTGGGCTTTCCGACCATAATGTTTCCCTGCGAGATGGCGGATAACCCTGTCGATGAGGCCATTGTCGCCGGAACGTTCGTGTCCAAGTACGGCGGCATAGCCATATTGAGCGATCTCAGGGGAGAGGTCCTTTTCCCGTTGCTGCTTCAGCGATTGAATATCTTCACCGATCCTCAAAGACCGATGACCACAGAGCAAGGCATCTACCCGATCGGTAACCCGGCTGAGGATTCCCCGGTGTTGATTACCAGCAACTTCTCTCTGACGTACTTCATCGTTTCCGGAGAGGTTGAGGCCAGCCGGGTGCCTTCCTGGCTGTTGGTGCTGAATACCGATGGGCTTTCCGTCCTAACTGCGTGGGCAGCGGGAAAGTTCGTGGGCGATCTGATAGGGCCGTTTGTCAAGAAGTGCGGAATTCAGGACAAATCGAAGCTTAAGAAGCTGGTCATTCCAGGGGCGGCCGCAATTATCAGCGGCGACTTGGAAGAAGAACTCCCGGACTGGGAGATTCTCATTGGCCCCAGAGAAGGCGCTCACATCCCTGCCTACCTGCGTCAGAATTTTCTCAAATAA
- the cdhC gene encoding CO dehydrogenase/CO-methylating acetyl-CoA synthase complex subunit beta, with amino-acid sequence MSKIVAANVIAGAHTVYEKTRKKYEKAVKKFGKKKELAFPNTGYYLPVIYGILGFPVKNLGDAGVVLDRSEQLIPPPVREKTHLPYLGPVLDAGMATLFNYEIMEAIRYLEDPDFYLPAEDPTEDKLWLGAADDIILRKRGVEFVDGTAPGFAAIVGSAPTKEIAADMALELQKKNLYVFMAAEHNGTTFSQQLREAGVQVGWPTRLVPFGPDISSAIFAVGFATRAALSFGGIEPGDFRKILIYNKDRVFAFVLALGDVSDEWYAAAAGVINYGFPTIADTPIPQILPTGVCTYEHVVSNIPHAEIVGKAIEVRGLKVTVTEVPVPVAYGPAFEGERIRGEDIYMEAGGGKTQAVELTVMKDMNEVEDGKVEVFGPDLKDVEAGTRMPLGILVEVAGRKMQSDFEPILERQIHHLINYAQGLMHIGQRDIAWVRIGKGAVEKGFSLSHIGSILHAKYHQDFGSVLDKVQVKIFTDQKQVEKLLKDAKAKYKVRDARVEGMTDEDEAIFYSCTLCQSFAPSHVCVVTPERTGLCGAYNWLDCKASNEINPTGPNQPIEKGKVIDERLGQWEGVNEFVQKASRGKVQKYNAYSIMEDPMTSCGCFECIAAVLPVANGVMTVDRDYKGPTPCGMKFTTLAGSAGGGNITPGFVGHSKLYIGSKKFVSAEGGILRLVWMPKALKEMLKEKIDALGAERGVSNLTDRIADETVGVTEDEIYPFLQEKEHPAVGMDSIVG; translated from the coding sequence GTGTCCAAGATCGTTGCAGCAAACGTCATAGCCGGTGCTCACACGGTCTACGAAAAGACCAGAAAAAAATACGAGAAGGCTGTGAAGAAGTTCGGCAAGAAGAAAGAGCTGGCCTTCCCCAACACCGGATATTATCTGCCGGTCATCTACGGAATTCTCGGCTTTCCGGTTAAGAACCTTGGCGACGCGGGCGTGGTGCTCGATCGCTCCGAACAGCTCATTCCACCCCCGGTTCGTGAAAAGACGCACCTCCCATACTTGGGACCGGTACTCGACGCGGGAATGGCGACCCTTTTCAACTATGAGATCATGGAAGCCATTCGCTATCTGGAAGACCCGGATTTTTACCTGCCCGCTGAGGACCCCACTGAAGACAAACTCTGGCTGGGGGCAGCGGATGACATCATCCTGAGAAAGCGCGGAGTGGAGTTCGTTGACGGGACAGCCCCCGGCTTTGCCGCTATAGTCGGTTCCGCCCCTACAAAAGAGATAGCGGCTGATATGGCCCTTGAGCTTCAAAAGAAGAACCTTTACGTCTTCATGGCCGCAGAACACAACGGAACCACTTTTTCACAGCAATTGCGCGAGGCCGGTGTCCAGGTTGGCTGGCCGACTCGTCTGGTTCCCTTCGGCCCCGACATCTCCTCCGCGATCTTCGCGGTGGGATTTGCCACTCGAGCTGCCTTGAGTTTCGGCGGCATCGAACCAGGCGATTTCCGTAAAATCCTTATATACAATAAAGACCGTGTCTTTGCTTTCGTTTTGGCGCTGGGCGACGTGTCCGACGAATGGTACGCAGCCGCAGCCGGCGTTATCAACTATGGGTTCCCGACCATCGCGGATACGCCCATTCCGCAGATTCTGCCCACCGGCGTGTGCACGTACGAGCACGTAGTCTCGAACATTCCTCACGCCGAGATAGTGGGCAAGGCAATAGAAGTCCGCGGTTTGAAGGTCACCGTGACGGAAGTTCCTGTTCCTGTCGCTTACGGCCCGGCCTTTGAGGGTGAGCGAATTCGCGGTGAAGACATTTACATGGAAGCCGGTGGTGGCAAGACCCAGGCCGTCGAACTGACTGTCATGAAGGACATGAACGAGGTTGAGGACGGCAAGGTCGAGGTCTTTGGTCCGGACCTCAAAGATGTTGAGGCGGGCACGCGTATGCCATTGGGAATCCTTGTCGAGGTTGCCGGCCGCAAGATGCAAAGCGACTTCGAGCCGATCCTTGAGCGCCAGATCCACCATTTGATCAACTACGCTCAGGGTCTGATGCACATCGGACAGCGGGACATCGCTTGGGTGCGCATTGGCAAAGGCGCTGTGGAGAAAGGCTTCAGCCTGTCCCACATAGGGTCGATCCTCCATGCCAAGTACCATCAGGACTTCGGCTCAGTGCTGGACAAGGTCCAGGTCAAGATCTTCACTGACCAAAAACAAGTCGAAAAGCTGTTGAAAGACGCCAAGGCCAAATACAAGGTCAGGGATGCTCGTGTCGAGGGTATGACTGACGAAGATGAGGCCATCTTCTATTCATGCACTCTTTGCCAAAGCTTTGCACCGTCCCACGTGTGTGTGGTGACACCTGAAAGGACCGGTCTGTGCGGCGCGTACAACTGGTTGGATTGCAAGGCATCTAATGAGATCAATCCTACCGGCCCCAACCAGCCCATCGAAAAGGGCAAGGTTATCGACGAGCGTCTGGGGCAATGGGAAGGCGTCAATGAGTTCGTTCAGAAGGCCTCCCGCGGGAAGGTTCAGAAGTACAATGCGTACTCCATCATGGAAGACCCCATGACATCGTGCGGGTGCTTCGAGTGTATCGCTGCCGTGCTCCCGGTTGCCAACGGCGTTATGACCGTGGACCGTGACTACAAAGGCCCCACACCTTGCGGTATGAAGTTCACGACTCTGGCCGGTAGCGCGGGCGGTGGTAACATCACTCCGGGCTTCGTGGGCCACAGCAAGCTCTACATCGGCTCGAAGAAATTCGTCTCCGCAGAGGGCGGGATACTCCGTCTCGTCTGGATGCCCAAGGCGCTCAAAGAGATGCTGAAGGAAAAGATAGATGCTCTGGGTGCAGAGAGGGGAGTTTCCAATCTCACCGACAGAATCGCTGACGAGACCGTTGGAGTGACGGAAGACGAGATCTATCCGTTCCTCCAGGAGAAGGAGCATCCGGCCGTGGGCATGGACTCGATCGTGGGCTAA
- the cooS gene encoding anaerobic carbon-monoxide dehydrogenase catalytic subunit: MAELPKVKYSGKIREIKIGKPGCEIVVGGQTGYSFYSFEGKMPNVPKLALQVLDITPEEWAAEALEPFKDVVGDPVKWAKKCVDVYKADIVCLWLAGTDPNGKNLPAKKAAETAKKVAEAVNVPVIVWGVSSDEKNTEVLKAVAEACAGLNVVLGPVTEGNYKQVGAAAIAYKHVVAANSPIDINLAKQLNILLENLGVPNDKILIDPTTGSVGYGMEYCYSIMERIRQAALTQNDEKLQYPIINNIAEEVWKTKEAKLLTKDAPTLGDAAVRGVNLEAITALSALQAGSDVLILRHPKTLEHLRKYLSDIMVETDLQSMGVDMSLAPAEAPAAPAKAAPAAKAAPAAKPVEKKADLGVTITAVPLEKAAEKVAEALAPPSAAPKEEPAPAKPKPAAAAAQPATEEEEALMGQLTKDDIQSLKEMAGVFKAVKNLATGLGSLLSGQVPVAAAPAEKAAAPAAVAPPLKKKELEPADWTKHTVDAVTLEGLKIADREGYSTAFHRARTMTACPIGKGGTCCKICNMGPCRVLPPKGKDETPEERKKRTGLCGATPETIAARNFARMVAAGTASHSDHGRHIAHTFIHAAKGELPDYHIKDVPKLLAVAMDYGVETEGREVKDIAVEVGEKALAQYGQQDGEIINIKRAPLKRQEIWRKEGVIPPGVDRTVVEVMHMTHMGVNQEMEHIIRLATKCALADGWGGSMIATDLSDILFGTPVPILGKVNLGAMKEDTVNIIVHGHEPTLSEIIVQAVQDPEMVAYAQSKGASGGISLGGICCTSNEILMRHGIPIAGNYLQQEMAVITGALEAIVVDVQCVMQGLAELSKCFHTQVVTTSPIAKMQGAHKHYDFKEEHALDIAKQIVREACDNFPNRDKTRVSLPTEQQDMVVGFSHETINYMLGGMFRASYRPLNDNIINGRIRGLAGIVGCGNPRIQHDALHVNLAKELIKNDVLVLTTGCSAIALGKHGLLTPEAAAKYAGPGLAEVCETVGIPPVLHMGSCVDNTRILMAATAVVRDGGLGDDISDLPAVGVAPEWMSEKAVAIGQYFVASGAYVLFGVGFPTINEDVCTNYLFKDIEKVYGGRWDFVEKDPYEMARRIIAQIDSKRAALGIDKARERVLMDMAMRRDIAL, translated from the coding sequence ATGGCTGAACTGCCAAAGGTAAAGTATTCGGGAAAAATTCGTGAAATCAAGATCGGTAAGCCGGGATGTGAAATCGTCGTCGGTGGACAAACCGGGTACAGCTTCTACTCTTTCGAAGGGAAAATGCCCAACGTCCCAAAATTAGCCCTACAGGTGCTCGACATCACTCCTGAAGAATGGGCCGCGGAGGCGTTGGAGCCCTTCAAGGACGTGGTAGGCGACCCGGTGAAATGGGCCAAGAAATGCGTCGATGTGTACAAGGCGGATATAGTCTGTTTGTGGCTTGCCGGAACGGACCCCAACGGCAAGAACCTACCTGCAAAGAAGGCTGCTGAAACGGCTAAGAAGGTTGCCGAAGCCGTCAACGTCCCGGTGATCGTCTGGGGAGTTTCCAGCGACGAAAAGAACACCGAGGTGCTCAAGGCTGTCGCGGAAGCCTGCGCAGGCCTAAACGTGGTGCTCGGCCCCGTTACCGAGGGCAATTACAAACAGGTCGGAGCTGCCGCAATAGCATATAAACACGTTGTAGCCGCAAACTCTCCCATTGACATCAACCTCGCCAAGCAACTCAACATCCTATTGGAAAACCTGGGCGTGCCAAACGATAAAATCCTGATCGATCCGACCACGGGCTCCGTGGGCTACGGAATGGAATATTGCTACTCGATCATGGAGAGGATCCGCCAGGCCGCTCTGACTCAAAACGATGAGAAGCTCCAATACCCGATCATCAATAACATCGCCGAGGAAGTGTGGAAGACCAAGGAAGCCAAGCTTCTGACCAAGGACGCCCCCACGTTGGGAGACGCAGCAGTCCGCGGCGTCAACTTGGAAGCCATCACAGCCTTGAGCGCTTTGCAAGCAGGGTCCGATGTTCTGATTTTGCGGCACCCCAAGACTCTGGAACACCTTCGCAAGTACCTCTCCGACATTATGGTGGAGACCGACTTGCAGTCCATGGGCGTTGACATGTCGCTTGCCCCTGCCGAGGCACCGGCCGCGCCGGCCAAAGCGGCTCCTGCGGCTAAGGCCGCGCCCGCAGCAAAGCCTGTTGAAAAGAAAGCCGATCTCGGGGTAACGATTACTGCCGTTCCTTTAGAGAAGGCGGCTGAAAAAGTCGCGGAAGCGCTGGCCCCACCCTCTGCCGCACCTAAAGAGGAACCTGCGCCCGCAAAGCCCAAACCTGCTGCAGCCGCAGCCCAGCCTGCGACAGAAGAAGAGGAAGCGCTTATGGGACAATTGACCAAAGATGACATCCAAAGCTTGAAAGAAATGGCCGGGGTGTTCAAAGCCGTGAAGAATCTGGCTACCGGCCTTGGAAGCCTCTTGTCCGGCCAGGTACCGGTCGCCGCGGCTCCCGCGGAAAAAGCGGCCGCACCGGCGGCTGTGGCTCCCCCCCTGAAGAAGAAGGAGCTGGAACCCGCGGACTGGACAAAACACACCGTTGACGCGGTGACCCTGGAAGGCCTCAAGATAGCTGATCGTGAAGGCTACTCCACCGCTTTTCATCGTGCACGCACCATGACCGCGTGCCCCATCGGAAAGGGCGGGACCTGCTGCAAAATCTGCAACATGGGCCCGTGCCGAGTGCTGCCCCCCAAAGGCAAGGACGAGACCCCGGAAGAACGCAAAAAGAGAACCGGCCTGTGCGGCGCCACCCCGGAAACCATCGCGGCACGTAACTTCGCCAGGATGGTCGCAGCGGGCACAGCGTCTCACAGCGATCACGGCCGCCATATAGCCCACACCTTCATCCACGCGGCAAAGGGGGAACTCCCGGACTACCACATTAAAGACGTTCCCAAACTCTTGGCGGTTGCCATGGATTACGGCGTGGAAACCGAGGGCAGGGAAGTAAAGGACATCGCCGTTGAAGTGGGCGAAAAAGCGCTCGCTCAATACGGGCAGCAGGACGGCGAAATAATCAACATCAAACGAGCCCCGTTGAAAAGACAGGAAATCTGGAGAAAAGAAGGGGTTATCCCGCCCGGCGTCGACCGAACAGTCGTCGAGGTCATGCACATGACGCATATGGGCGTGAACCAGGAAATGGAGCACATCATTCGTCTGGCCACCAAATGCGCCCTGGCGGACGGATGGGGCGGCTCGATGATTGCCACCGACCTGTCGGACATCCTCTTCGGGACCCCCGTGCCAATCCTGGGCAAAGTGAACCTCGGGGCCATGAAGGAAGACACTGTAAACATAATAGTCCACGGGCACGAGCCCACTCTCTCGGAGATTATCGTCCAGGCCGTTCAGGACCCCGAGATGGTAGCCTACGCTCAGAGCAAGGGTGCTTCGGGAGGAATCAGCCTCGGCGGTATTTGCTGCACCTCCAATGAGATCCTGATGCGCCACGGCATCCCCATTGCCGGTAACTATCTCCAGCAGGAGATGGCCGTGATCACCGGCGCGCTTGAAGCCATAGTCGTCGACGTGCAGTGTGTAATGCAGGGACTTGCCGAGCTGTCCAAGTGCTTCCACACCCAGGTGGTGACCACCAGCCCCATAGCCAAAATGCAAGGGGCCCACAAGCACTACGACTTCAAGGAAGAACACGCGCTGGATATAGCGAAGCAGATCGTTCGTGAAGCCTGCGACAACTTCCCCAATCGTGACAAGACCAGAGTAAGCCTCCCCACCGAGCAGCAGGACATGGTCGTGGGCTTTAGCCATGAGACGATCAACTACATGCTCGGCGGAATGTTCCGCGCAAGCTACAGGCCGTTGAATGACAACATTATCAATGGTCGCATTAGAGGCTTGGCGGGAATAGTCGGCTGCGGCAACCCCCGTATCCAACATGACGCTCTGCATGTCAATCTGGCCAAAGAGCTGATCAAAAACGACGTGCTGGTCCTGACAACAGGATGCTCCGCCATCGCCCTTGGGAAACACGGCCTGCTAACTCCTGAAGCAGCGGCAAAATATGCCGGCCCGGGTTTGGCAGAGGTCTGTGAGACTGTGGGTATCCCGCCGGTTCTCCACATGGGTTCCTGCGTAGACAACACCAGAATCCTTATGGCCGCTACCGCGGTGGTCAGGGACGGCGGTTTGGGTGATGACATCTCCGATCTGCCCGCTGTCGGCGTAGCACCGGAGTGGATGAGCGAAAAGGCTGTTGCCATCGGCCAGTACTTCGTCGCTTCAGGCGCTTATGTCCTCTTCGGCGTGGGCTTCCCCACAATCAACGAGGACGTCTGCACCAACTACCTGTTCAAAGACATCGAGAAAGTCTACGGCGGACGCTGGGATTTCGTCGAAAAAGACCCGTACGAAATGGCCAGACGAATCATAGCTCAGATTGATTCCAAGAGGGCCGCCCTGGGCATCGACAAGGCCAGGGAGCGCGTCCTCATGGATATGGCCATGCGCCGAGATATAGCCTTGTAG